One window of the Carnobacterium maltaromaticum DSM 20342 genome contains the following:
- a CDS encoding ABC transporter ATP-binding protein, protein MNESVVSIKDVRKVYGKKNENQFEALKGLSFEIEKGEFVGIMGPSGSGKTTLLNVLATLDTATSGTIKIAGKDITHLNSDQLSDFRAAQLGFIFQDFNLLENLTMYENIALPLSLQDVPSKKIMPKVEKIAKTLDITRILNSYPTEVSGGQKQRVAAARALVHEPAILLGDEPTGALDSKNAKSLLESMKGLNEEQAVTILLVTHDAYSASYCKRILFIQDGVIFKELKRKESREEFYHEILDVLADFGTDE, encoded by the coding sequence ATGAATGAATCAGTAGTAAGTATTAAAGATGTTCGAAAGGTTTATGGTAAGAAAAATGAAAATCAATTTGAAGCATTAAAAGGCTTGTCTTTTGAAATTGAAAAAGGTGAATTTGTAGGGATTATGGGACCTTCTGGATCAGGGAAAACAACGCTATTAAATGTGTTAGCAACGCTAGATACTGCAACATCTGGAACCATTAAAATTGCAGGGAAAGACATTACACATTTGAATTCAGATCAGTTATCTGATTTTAGAGCAGCGCAGTTAGGATTTATTTTCCAAGATTTTAATTTATTAGAAAATTTAACTATGTATGAAAATATTGCCTTGCCATTATCACTACAAGATGTGCCTTCAAAAAAAATTATGCCAAAAGTAGAAAAAATCGCAAAAACTTTGGACATCACTAGGATTTTAAATAGTTATCCAACAGAAGTATCTGGTGGACAAAAACAGCGTGTAGCAGCAGCTCGTGCTTTAGTTCATGAACCTGCCATATTATTAGGAGATGAACCAACTGGAGCCCTTGATTCTAAAAATGCGAAAAGTTTATTAGAGTCAATGAAAGGATTGAATGAAGAGCAAGCTGTGACGATTCTTTTAGTTACTCATGATGCGTACAGTGCTAGTTACTGTAAACGAATTTTATTTATTCAAGATGGAGTTATTTTTAAAGAGCTTAAACGTAAAGAAAGTCGTGAAGAATTTTATCATGAAATACTAGATGTATTAGCAGACTTTGGCACAGATGAGTAG
- a CDS encoding diacylglycerol/lipid kinase family protein codes for MKKIIYHFIVNEHSGSGNGLKIWHKILPIMEKKEISYQKYTSTFAGETIELVEKIAKKINIDERLVVIGGDGTLHEAIQGLGETYQNLPIGYIPAGSGNDFARGVGISRKPLKALEQLLNAETFRSIDVIEFSEENTGKTGYFVNNIGLGFDALIVKLTNHSTSKAWLNKYNLGSLAYLSSLIKAYFHQPNFPIVIDVDGQSHYLDKAFLVTTTNHPFFGGGVNIAPMAKPTNGLIDVIIVSKIPIIKIAFLFVLMMLGGRHTRFKSVLHFNGKDIRIETKMPENGQADGEELGSQLFNLHFTPTSRYFWF; via the coding sequence TTGAAAAAGATCATCTATCATTTTATTGTTAATGAACATTCCGGTAGTGGAAATGGCCTGAAAATCTGGCATAAAATACTACCAATTATGGAAAAAAAAGAAATTTCTTATCAAAAATACACCAGTACATTTGCTGGTGAAACAATTGAACTTGTTGAAAAAATAGCAAAAAAAATTAATATTGATGAACGACTTGTTGTCATTGGGGGCGATGGCACTTTGCATGAAGCCATCCAAGGTTTAGGTGAAACGTACCAAAATTTGCCAATAGGCTACATTCCGGCTGGCTCTGGTAATGATTTCGCTCGGGGAGTTGGTATCTCTAGAAAACCTTTAAAAGCCTTGGAACAGTTGCTAAATGCAGAAACATTCCGAAGCATAGATGTTATTGAATTTTCAGAAGAAAACACTGGAAAAACAGGCTATTTTGTGAACAATATTGGTTTAGGATTTGATGCTTTAATCGTAAAATTAACTAATCATTCCACCTCCAAAGCTTGGCTAAACAAATACAACCTAGGTTCTCTCGCCTATTTATCTTCATTAATAAAAGCTTATTTTCACCAACCTAATTTCCCCATTGTAATAGACGTAGATGGACAATCACATTATTTAGACAAAGCCTTTTTAGTCACAACAACGAACCATCCTTTTTTTGGTGGTGGAGTAAATATTGCCCCTATGGCAAAACCTACTAATGGCTTAATTGATGTTATTATTGTTTCAAAAATTCCTATTATAAAAATTGCTTTTCTCTTCGTCTTAATGATGTTAGGTGGACGCCATACTCGTTTTAAATCTGTTTTGCATTTTAATGGCAAAGATATTCGAATTGAAACAAAAATGCCTGAGAACGGACAAGCAGACGGTGAAGAACTAGGAAGCCAACTTTTTAATCTCCACTTCACACCTACTTCACGTTATTTTTGGTTTTAA
- a CDS encoding helix-turn-helix domain-containing protein — protein sequence MENLTLFLLCKLHKANCYHVGYTPFCVKDIYTTFSKFDLSNIILKYEDKFKNALSEDIYIYVINELNSVVIACSKNQESYIFSLQLEGKVTKESIHNLAELFYLEIYSAYKSSFILVDTLNFDREAIKEKVFKKTYEQSLHHNPNFEKYLLRAVQKGDANEALDYLDELIKLPLNASLAKNSDRHYKNLLISFVTIITRATIDGGLYSENAYILSDNTIEKIEKQTRLNSDKAYQLAREIILEFIQLLMTKKRSRHSGYVNQTIQYIQKNTQNKIKVSTIADLLDITPNYLATLFKKETGMTILAYSQNEKIKEAIYLIENTTISLSEIGSILSFTDQSHFIKVFKKIKNQTPKDYQRRNKKV from the coding sequence ATGGAAAATTTAACTTTATTTTTATTATGCAAATTACATAAAGCTAATTGTTATCATGTTGGTTATACCCCTTTTTGTGTTAAAGATATTTACACAACTTTTTCAAAATTTGATTTGTCTAATATCATTTTAAAATACGAAGATAAATTTAAAAATGCGTTGTCTGAAGATATTTATATTTATGTAATCAATGAATTAAATAGTGTAGTTATTGCCTGTTCTAAAAATCAGGAATCCTATATTTTTAGTTTACAATTAGAAGGAAAAGTGACTAAAGAGAGTATTCATAACCTTGCGGAATTATTTTACTTAGAAATTTATTCAGCTTATAAGTCCTCTTTTATTTTAGTGGATACGCTAAATTTTGATCGAGAAGCTATCAAAGAAAAAGTCTTTAAAAAAACGTATGAGCAATCTTTACATCATAATCCTAATTTTGAAAAGTATTTATTACGTGCGGTTCAAAAAGGCGATGCAAATGAAGCTTTGGATTATTTAGACGAACTAATTAAACTTCCTTTAAATGCTTCTTTAGCAAAAAATAGTGATCGCCATTATAAAAACTTGTTAATTTCTTTTGTCACCATTATTACTCGGGCGACAATTGATGGAGGACTCTATTCAGAAAATGCATATATATTAAGTGATAATACGATTGAAAAAATTGAAAAACAAACGCGATTAAATTCGGATAAAGCTTATCAATTAGCTAGAGAAATTATTTTGGAATTTATTCAACTATTAATGACCAAAAAAAGGAGTAGACATTCTGGTTATGTCAATCAAACCATTCAATATATTCAAAAAAATACTCAAAATAAAATAAAAGTCAGTACAATTGCCGATTTATTAGACATTACACCCAATTATCTGGCAACATTATTTAAAAAAGAAACAGGGATGACAATTCTTGCTTATAGTCAAAATGAAAAAATTAAAGAAGCTATCTATTTGATTGAGAATACGACAATCTCACTTTCCGAAATTGGAAGCATTCTTTCATTTACGGATCAAAGTCATTTTATTAAGGTTTTTAAAAAAATTAAAAATCAAACGCCGAAAGACTATCAGAGAAGGAATAAGAAAGTATAA
- a CDS encoding DUF871 domain-containing protein, with translation MTKTIGISIYPEKTSYEETIAYLKLAAKYKFKRVFTSLLQVTGDSTDVINQFKKIIHYANSLDMEVILDVNPLLLPNLGASWKDLSFFADLGVGTLRLDGGYSGLEEMIMSHNPHGIKIELNMSAGLEYIDRIMSFSPNKKQLSASYNFYPQRQTGMLVEHTKEITKKYHTHHLPTTLFVSSKSAEVGPWQLQEGLCTLEEHRNLSLSTQLKQILLLDLADHIIIGNCFASEKELKEMSHLFYDEPFSLDIELERPLSESEATILNSDFHFVRPEYSEYVLRSAFSRHLHKKEKIKPVDYLGDLKFGDIIIANNQYGQYECELQIILQTTAHSENKNKIGTLSKDDLHLLQDLAHLPYQKFTFNSK, from the coding sequence ATGACTAAAACAATTGGTATTTCAATTTATCCAGAAAAAACAAGCTACGAAGAGACAATTGCTTATTTAAAACTTGCAGCTAAATACAAATTTAAAAGAGTTTTTACTAGTCTTTTGCAAGTAACTGGCGATTCAACTGATGTCATCAATCAGTTTAAAAAAATTATACACTATGCAAACTCATTAGATATGGAGGTTATTTTGGACGTAAATCCACTACTTTTACCTAATCTTGGAGCTAGTTGGAAAGACTTATCTTTTTTTGCTGATCTTGGTGTTGGTACACTACGCTTAGACGGAGGCTATTCTGGTTTAGAGGAAATGATAATGAGTCACAATCCTCATGGGATAAAAATTGAGCTAAATATGAGTGCTGGGCTAGAATATATTGACCGCATTATGAGCTTTTCACCAAATAAAAAGCAATTATCGGCGTCTTATAATTTCTATCCTCAACGCCAAACAGGAATGTTAGTCGAACATACAAAAGAAATTACTAAAAAGTACCATACTCATCATTTACCAACAACATTATTTGTTTCTTCAAAGTCAGCAGAAGTAGGACCATGGCAGCTCCAAGAAGGTTTATGTACGTTGGAAGAACATCGGAATTTATCTTTGAGTACGCAATTAAAACAGATTTTATTACTTGATTTAGCTGATCATATTATCATTGGTAATTGTTTTGCTTCTGAAAAAGAGCTTAAAGAAATGAGTCACTTATTTTATGACGAACCATTTAGTTTAGATATTGAGTTGGAACGTCCTTTATCAGAATCTGAAGCAACTATTTTAAATTCGGATTTTCACTTTGTTCGGCCAGAATATTCTGAGTATGTATTACGTTCAGCTTTTTCAAGACATCTTCATAAAAAAGAAAAAATTAAACCTGTTGACTACCTAGGAGATTTAAAATTTGGTGATATTATTATCGCTAACAATCAATATGGACAATACGAGTGTGAATTACAAATCATCCTTCAAACAACAGCACATTCAGAAAATAAAAACAAAATTGGAACATTATCGAAAGATGATTTGCACTTATTACAAGATTTAGCCCATCTACCTTATCAAAAATTTACTTTTAATTCAAAATAG
- a CDS encoding PTS sugar transporter subunit IIC, whose translation MMTKIEDLMTKRIMPIAEKINNNYFLGALSESFVRLTFIILGIALVAIVGYWPIPTAWGTWLTSVGIMEHVDAVINASTNALALYVSFIFAAAYAKKQQVNSQNAGFLGLLSFLIISPQTIMLTTSQGITEVAKNYSTNPITKETTSKVIEAFPISAFGGQSLLAALLVSFVASWLYIKMTKKGFNPKLPDSIPPMVAESLSPAFSSMVVVGVAFSLRVGFGFTQAGNMLTFFNELVAKPLGLLTSTPIAFILILTLASFLWFFGIHPNVVYGAISPLTYTIILGNIAAYKASGGIGTDLPYGNLGIITTMITMGGAGCTLGLILSMVVAKSKRYKAMFKLAVIPELFNINEPLVFGMPMVLNPIFFLPMVFSPLIIGLSAWGLTSFIQVNLNPLIGLMPWTTPKLLSIPLAGGIKYILIFLICLTINTLIYYPFFKIADRQALLDEKNEELQAV comes from the coding sequence ATGATGACTAAAATTGAAGATTTAATGACTAAACGGATTATGCCAATTGCTGAAAAAATTAATAATAATTATTTCTTAGGTGCTCTTTCTGAATCTTTTGTTCGTCTAACCTTTATCATTCTAGGCATTGCCTTAGTTGCAATTGTTGGTTATTGGCCTATTCCAACAGCTTGGGGAACTTGGTTAACCTCAGTTGGAATAATGGAACATGTCGATGCCGTTATCAATGCTAGCACGAATGCTTTAGCTCTTTATGTCTCATTTATTTTTGCTGCAGCGTATGCTAAAAAGCAGCAAGTTAATTCACAAAATGCTGGATTTTTGGGGCTATTAAGTTTTTTAATTATTAGCCCACAAACAATTATGTTAACAACAAGCCAAGGAATCACAGAGGTGGCAAAAAACTACAGTACTAATCCGATTACGAAAGAGACGACGAGTAAAGTAATCGAAGCATTTCCTATTTCTGCATTTGGGGGACAATCATTACTAGCAGCTTTACTCGTTAGTTTCGTTGCTAGTTGGCTCTATATTAAAATGACAAAAAAAGGATTTAATCCCAAACTGCCTGATAGTATCCCACCAATGGTTGCAGAATCTTTATCTCCAGCCTTCTCTTCAATGGTTGTGGTTGGCGTCGCTTTTTCTTTAAGAGTGGGATTTGGTTTTACACAAGCCGGGAATATGTTGACATTCTTTAATGAATTAGTTGCAAAACCTTTAGGACTTTTAACTTCTACTCCAATTGCTTTTATTCTTATTTTAACCTTAGCTAGCTTCCTTTGGTTCTTTGGAATTCATCCAAATGTGGTTTATGGAGCTATTTCTCCATTAACATATACCATTATTTTAGGAAACATCGCTGCTTATAAAGCCAGTGGCGGAATTGGTACCGATCTTCCTTATGGAAATTTAGGGATTATTACGACAATGATTACAATGGGTGGCGCAGGTTGTACCCTTGGATTGATTCTTTCAATGGTCGTGGCAAAATCAAAACGGTACAAAGCCATGTTTAAATTAGCTGTCATTCCAGAATTATTTAATATTAATGAACCCTTAGTTTTCGGTATGCCCATGGTTCTAAATCCAATTTTCTTTCTTCCAATGGTTTTTAGTCCCTTAATTATTGGGTTATCCGCTTGGGGATTGACTTCATTTATTCAAGTCAATTTAAATCCACTCATTGGCTTGATGCCTTGGACTACGCCAAAATTATTATCTATTCCACTGGCGGGCGGAATTAAATATATCCTAATCTTCTTAATTTGTTTAACAATCAATACCTTAATTTATTATCCTTTCTTTAAAATTGCTGATCGACAAGCTCTATTAGATGAAAAAAACGAAGAACTACAAGCAGTTTAA
- a CDS encoding ATP-dependent RecD-like DNA helicase has translation MAMQEDLDLFIGSEPFVVGQVVAIFYQNPTNFYKVILVRVVETDSNFKEKEIVVTGSFGQIQEEEIYRFYGKLTDHPKFGVQFTASRYSPERPTSAAGIVNYLSSEKFPGIGKKTAENIVEALGDHAIDEIIANPAVLKMVAGLNQKKIDLLAETLQAGDGMEKIIIGLNGYGFGSQLAFSIYQTYQEETLEIIQENPYQLVDDIQNIGFKKADAIAEQLGFAADSPARIRAAILYALNELCLGRGDTYTLAEPLLEESLRVLEESRSVMIDPDFVANELIGLLEERRLVEHQEKLYLHSLYAAEWGISTSVKRLLERKKKINYDQHDIPKEIRKLEKRLNISYGASQIEAIAEAVVSPLFILTGGPGTGKTTVLNGIVALFAELNGLSLDINDYHNAIFPILLAAPTGRAAKRMNESTGLPSSTIHRLLGLNGREKNSDPVSERELEGGLLIVDEMSMVDTWLANSLLKAVPTNMQVILVGDKDQLPSVGPGQVLHDLLASKVIPSMELNEIYRQEDGSSIIPLAHEIKDGNLPADFTANKKDRSFFQCDTMQIENVIRQVVERAKTKGFTAQDIQVLAPMYRGPAGIDALNKMMQEIFNPNDTGKRKELKFNDKVYRIGDKVLQLVNNPESNVFNGDMGEIVGISYAKETDDKVDEMTIQFDTNEVTYKRNEWNKITLAYCCSIHKSQGSEFKMVILPMVRNYNRMLRRDLLYTAITRSRDLLILCGEPQAFWTCVERSSDDRLTTLKDRLLEDDELEVSYQVIASPYQEKEQVLDVEPKALPEKKITEVKTKEVNLFDLEEESVEYQVEIKDPNRYILTIEMVKNNQIDPMIGMENVTPYN, from the coding sequence ATGGCGATGCAAGAAGATTTAGATTTATTTATCGGGAGCGAACCGTTTGTCGTTGGACAAGTAGTAGCAATTTTCTATCAAAATCCAACAAATTTTTATAAAGTTATTTTGGTTCGAGTGGTGGAAACAGACAGCAATTTTAAAGAAAAAGAGATTGTTGTTACTGGGAGTTTCGGACAAATTCAAGAAGAAGAAATTTATCGTTTTTATGGGAAGCTGACGGATCATCCTAAGTTTGGAGTCCAGTTCACGGCAAGTAGATATAGCCCTGAACGTCCAACATCAGCTGCTGGAATTGTTAATTATTTGTCTAGTGAAAAGTTTCCAGGTATTGGGAAAAAGACAGCTGAAAATATTGTTGAGGCTTTAGGTGATCATGCAATTGATGAAATTATTGCCAATCCAGCCGTTTTAAAAATGGTAGCAGGTTTAAATCAAAAAAAAATTGATTTATTAGCTGAAACGTTGCAAGCTGGCGATGGTATGGAAAAGATTATAATTGGTTTGAATGGATACGGGTTTGGTAGTCAACTTGCTTTTTCAATTTACCAAACTTACCAAGAAGAAACCTTAGAAATTATTCAAGAAAATCCCTATCAATTAGTAGACGATATTCAAAATATCGGTTTTAAAAAAGCAGATGCTATTGCAGAACAACTAGGTTTTGCAGCAGATTCTCCAGCCCGTATTCGAGCGGCTATTTTGTATGCTCTCAATGAACTTTGTTTAGGACGAGGAGATACTTATACGCTTGCAGAACCACTTTTAGAAGAATCATTAAGAGTGTTGGAAGAAAGTCGTTCGGTTATGATTGATCCTGATTTTGTAGCTAATGAATTAATTGGCTTATTAGAAGAGCGACGTTTAGTTGAGCATCAAGAAAAACTTTATTTACACTCGCTATATGCTGCAGAGTGGGGGATTTCAACTTCAGTCAAACGTTTATTAGAACGTAAAAAGAAAATTAACTATGATCAACATGATATCCCAAAAGAAATTCGCAAATTAGAAAAACGTTTAAATATTTCTTACGGTGCTTCACAAATTGAAGCAATTGCCGAAGCCGTTGTTTCCCCGCTTTTCATTTTAACTGGTGGTCCAGGAACTGGAAAAACTACGGTACTAAATGGAATTGTTGCTTTATTTGCTGAATTAAATGGGTTGTCGTTGGATATTAATGACTACCACAATGCTATTTTTCCAATTTTGCTAGCGGCTCCAACAGGTCGAGCTGCTAAGCGGATGAACGAATCAACAGGCTTACCAAGTAGTACAATTCACCGATTGCTGGGTTTAAATGGGCGTGAAAAAAACTCAGACCCAGTTTCTGAACGTGAACTGGAAGGCGGTTTGTTAATTGTTGATGAGATGTCAATGGTAGACACTTGGTTGGCCAATAGTTTGCTAAAAGCCGTTCCAACAAATATGCAAGTTATTTTAGTTGGGGATAAAGATCAATTGCCATCAGTTGGTCCGGGTCAAGTTTTACATGATTTACTAGCATCTAAAGTAATACCCAGCATGGAATTAAATGAAATCTATCGTCAAGAAGATGGTTCATCTATTATTCCATTGGCTCATGAAATCAAAGATGGCAATTTACCGGCTGATTTTACAGCGAATAAAAAAGATCGTTCTTTCTTTCAATGTGACACGATGCAAATTGAAAATGTGATTAGACAAGTTGTTGAACGAGCAAAAACAAAAGGTTTTACGGCACAAGATATTCAGGTTTTAGCTCCGATGTATCGTGGTCCAGCAGGTATTGATGCTTTGAATAAAATGATGCAAGAAATTTTCAATCCTAATGATACAGGTAAACGTAAAGAATTAAAGTTCAATGATAAAGTTTATCGAATTGGAGACAAAGTTCTACAGTTAGTGAATAATCCTGAATCAAATGTGTTTAATGGAGATATGGGTGAAATTGTTGGCATTAGTTACGCGAAAGAAACGGATGATAAAGTCGATGAAATGACGATTCAATTTGATACAAATGAAGTGACCTATAAACGGAACGAATGGAATAAAATCACATTGGCTTATTGTTGTTCTATTCATAAATCACAAGGTAGCGAATTTAAAATGGTTATCTTGCCGATGGTACGCAATTACAATCGCATGTTACGTCGTGATTTACTTTATACAGCAATTACTCGTAGTCGCGATTTACTTATCTTATGTGGCGAACCACAAGCTTTTTGGACCTGCGTTGAGCGCTCTTCTGATGACCGTTTAACAACATTGAAAGATCGTTTACTAGAAGATGATGAATTAGAAGTTTCGTACCAAGTTATTGCTTCACCTTATCAGGAAAAAGAACAAGTACTAGACGTTGAACCAAAAGCTCTGCCTGAAAAAAAAATTACAGAAGTTAAGACTAAAGAAGTGAACTTATTTGATTTAGAAGAAGAAAGCGTCGAGTACCAAGTTGAAATAAAAGATCCAAATCGTTATATTCTAACAATTGAAATGGTTAAAAATAATCAGATTGATCCAATGATTGGAATGGAAAATGTTACTCCATATAACTAA
- a CDS encoding tetratricopeptide repeat protein, with protein MDENLKAFELWDKGEYSEAIQVLLNQIEENPENMASYYNLANMLLVAKKEEDAKAVLLVANEKSPNHPEILYAFGTYYYQIEDYPQGIHAFLAVFQQDTYLKKDSLVMIAQCYIALGNPQKALVYLLTAEEIDGTDSDVLIVMGNTFMQIKDFKQAQEYFKKVTEVTPKNAEAWFKRGLTSLVLNEEKKLVESYFNQSMELDPVFYQKNRQQLAEIQAFIQKNED; from the coding sequence ATGGATGAGAATTTAAAAGCTTTTGAACTGTGGGATAAGGGAGAATACAGCGAAGCTATCCAAGTTTTACTTAATCAAATTGAAGAAAATCCTGAAAATATGGCAAGTTATTATAATTTGGCCAATATGCTATTGGTTGCCAAAAAAGAAGAAGATGCGAAAGCTGTTTTGCTTGTGGCAAATGAAAAAAGTCCAAACCATCCAGAAATTTTATATGCTTTTGGAACCTATTACTATCAAATTGAAGATTATCCTCAAGGAATTCATGCATTTTTAGCTGTTTTTCAACAAGATACGTATTTAAAAAAAGATAGTTTAGTGATGATTGCTCAGTGCTATATAGCATTAGGAAATCCTCAAAAAGCTTTAGTATACTTACTTACCGCTGAGGAAATAGATGGAACGGATAGTGACGTATTAATCGTGATGGGAAATACGTTTATGCAAATTAAAGATTTCAAACAAGCTCAAGAATATTTCAAAAAAGTGACAGAAGTAACGCCTAAAAACGCGGAAGCTTGGTTTAAAAGAGGTTTAACCAGTTTAGTTTTAAACGAAGAAAAAAAACTTGTTGAAAGCTATTTTAACCAATCAATGGAATTAGATCCCGTTTTTTATCAAAAAAACAGACAGCAGTTAGCTGAAATTCAAGCATTTATTCAAAAAAATGAGGACTAG
- a CDS encoding histidine phosphatase family protein encodes MAKLYFVRHGKTEWNLAMKLQGSKGDSPLLEESYFETALLGERLKKISFSKVYVSPQKRAIETANVLMEELLIKPEIIQKEGLKEFGLGELEGQLILDAIDAYPEQMHHLRNNPHEYDPSEFGGETFSEMIKRSVVVVEEAVMQNPNENLLFVGHGATLVALIQTLSGKPLEQIRKAGGLDNSSLSIIEMNELGYELILWNDTSHLDSLN; translated from the coding sequence ATGGCAAAATTATATTTTGTAAGGCATGGAAAAACAGAATGGAATTTAGCTATGAAATTGCAAGGGAGCAAAGGTGACTCTCCATTGTTAGAGGAAAGTTATTTTGAAACAGCTCTCCTTGGTGAACGACTGAAGAAAATTTCCTTTTCTAAAGTCTATGTTAGTCCTCAAAAACGAGCAATTGAAACAGCCAATGTTTTAATGGAGGAATTACTAATCAAACCTGAAATAATCCAAAAAGAAGGTCTAAAAGAATTTGGTTTAGGTGAACTAGAGGGGCAGTTGATTCTAGATGCTATTGATGCCTACCCAGAGCAGATGCACCATCTAAGAAATAATCCTCATGAGTATGATCCCAGTGAATTTGGAGGCGAAACATTTAGTGAGATGATTAAACGGAGTGTGGTTGTCGTTGAGGAAGCCGTTATGCAAAATCCAAATGAGAACTTATTGTTTGTCGGTCATGGTGCGACACTAGTTGCGCTTATTCAAACACTATCAGGAAAACCGTTGGAACAGATTAGAAAAGCAGGTGGCTTAGATAATAGCAGTTTAAGTATTATTGAAATGAATGAGTTAGGTTATGAATTAATTTTATGGAATGATACAAGCCATCTAGATTCTTTGAACTAA
- the mnmA gene encoding tRNA 2-thiouridine(34) synthase MnmA gives MFIVIQYINLDLSLKAVIMIKTGKIRPSNRKDFQNLFEMMVKEMTDNSKTRVVVGMSGGVDSSVTALLLKEQGYDVVGIFMKNWDDTNEAGVCTATEDYNDVIRVANQIGIPYYSINFEKQYWDNVFQYFLDEYKLGRTPNPDVMCNKEIKFKAFLDYAMSLGADYVATGHYAQVERDEAGVTHMLRGVDTNKDQTYFLNQLSQEQLAKTMFPLGGMEKSEVRRIAEEAGLATAKKKDSTGVCFIGERDFKKFLMTYLPAQKGKMVTPEGEVKGEHDGLMYYTIGQRQGLGIGGGGASSEPWFVIGKDLASNTLYVGQGFHHEWLYATHLDATDIHFTTMKEMPREFKCTAKFRYRQTDTGVTVHLNEDGTTARVEFDEPVRAITPGQAVVFYDGMECLGGGTIDVAYNDAKVLQYV, from the coding sequence ATGTTCATTGTTATTCAATACATTAATCTTGATTTATCATTAAAAGCCGTTATAATGATTAAGACTGGAAAAATACGACCTTCAAATCGTAAAGATTTTCAGAATCTATTTGAAATGATGGTGAAAGAAATGACAGACAACAGCAAAACACGTGTCGTAGTTGGCATGAGTGGCGGAGTTGACTCATCTGTTACAGCTTTATTGCTGAAAGAGCAAGGCTATGACGTGGTGGGGATTTTTATGAAGAACTGGGATGACACAAACGAAGCTGGTGTATGTACAGCAACGGAAGATTACAATGATGTGATTCGTGTGGCGAACCAAATTGGGATTCCTTATTATTCGATCAATTTTGAAAAGCAATATTGGGATAATGTTTTCCAATACTTTTTAGACGAATATAAATTAGGTAGAACGCCAAACCCTGATGTGATGTGTAACAAAGAAATTAAATTTAAAGCTTTTCTAGACTACGCAATGAGCTTAGGTGCCGATTACGTTGCGACAGGACATTATGCTCAAGTTGAACGAGATGAAGCAGGTGTCACTCATATGTTGCGTGGTGTGGATACAAATAAAGATCAAACTTACTTTTTAAATCAATTATCACAAGAACAATTAGCTAAAACAATGTTTCCCCTAGGAGGCATGGAAAAATCAGAAGTGCGTAGAATTGCTGAAGAAGCTGGATTAGCAACAGCGAAGAAAAAAGATTCAACCGGTGTTTGTTTTATAGGAGAACGAGATTTCAAAAAATTCTTAATGACCTATTTGCCGGCTCAAAAAGGCAAAATGGTGACTCCTGAAGGCGAAGTAAAAGGGGAACATGATGGCTTAATGTACTACACAATCGGTCAACGCCAAGGCTTAGGTATTGGTGGCGGCGGAGCATCTAGCGAACCTTGGTTTGTTATTGGCAAAGACTTAGCAAGTAATACATTGTATGTTGGACAAGGGTTCCACCATGAATGGTTATATGCAACTCATTTAGATGCAACAGACATTCATTTTACAACAATGAAAGAAATGCCAAGAGAATTCAAGTGCACAGCAAAATTCCGTTATCGTCAAACAGACACAGGTGTGACAGTTCATTTAAACGAAGATGGAACAACTGCTCGAGTTGAATTTGACGAGCCTGTACGTGCGATTACGCCTGGACAAGCAGTTGTATTTTATGATGGTATGGAATGTTTAGGTGGCGGTACAATTGATGTTGCCTATAATGATGCCAAAGTTTTACAATATGTTTAA
- a CDS encoding DUF1831 domain-containing protein, whose product MAFETTASLVGSTEKYRLTPNVKKFTLRDNGFEETSSGNYQFIRPLDGSPENKQGIKLKIIVNKDLKTFKMSTTTSNGLRAVNIYTNENFKMSVDKFKFIMDGFIERGVMEKAE is encoded by the coding sequence ATGGCATTTGAAACAACAGCAAGTTTAGTCGGATCAACAGAAAAGTATCGCTTGACGCCAAACGTCAAAAAATTTACATTACGTGATAACGGTTTTGAAGAAACCAGCTCTGGCAATTATCAATTTATTCGTCCTTTGGATGGATCACCAGAAAATAAACAAGGAATTAAATTGAAAATTATTGTTAATAAAGATTTAAAAACGTTTAAGATGTCAACTACAACTAGCAATGGGCTAAGAGCAGTTAACATTTATACAAATGAAAACTTTAAAATGAGCGTAGACAAATTTAAATTTATTATGGATGGATTTATTGAACGTGGTGTAATGGAAAAAGCTGAATAA